Proteins encoded together in one Salvelinus fontinalis isolate EN_2023a chromosome 6, ASM2944872v1, whole genome shotgun sequence window:
- the LOC129857210 gene encoding tumor necrosis factor receptor superfamily member 5-like isoform X1 yields the protein MVMEQFFVAVLMMSAHRAVSYPLTTESYYMDGGRQCRLCPPGHYQKSCSECSPCRDGSYTTRLNAESSCHSCFKDCKRDLHLVEDEPCTNVSNARCRCEAGFTCTDKDDQTGNCRDCEKIPQLPTPPLPPSDVVGIRNNQTGTSSEHSRTSAGRCQPPKCDTPQSPVSQAGNATHHTTADTSKHLAVILCPMVVIGILAVIILLCIRHPGDEACFKQALKFCNKGVREASPNKTKETQPSIKHQTVDPPPITAANMGPVHVHNAGTVIFSLLNQFTGMGGGTEERGQKERDEEGEGRPAHPTPSPNIHLSQEERDGEMDCVFFPSQEQGKDSHVSKEEVQ from the exons ATGGTGATGGAACAGTTCTTTGTGGCTGTGCTAATGATGTCTGCACACCGAGCAGTCTCATATCCTCTG ACTACAGAGAGCTATTacatggatggagggagacaatGCAGACTGTGTCCACCAG gtcattATCAGAAGTCCTGTTCAGAGTGCTCTCCCTGTCGAGATGGTTCCTACACAACACGATTGAACGCAGAGTCCAGTTGTCATTCCTGCTTCAAAGACTGCAAACGTG atttgCATCTGGTGGAGGATGAGCCGTGTACTAATGTATCGAACGCTAGATGTCGCTGTGAGGCTGGTTTTACCTGCACCGACAAAGACGACCAGACAGGAAACTGTAGAGACTGTGAGAAGATCCCTCAGCTGCCCACACCTCCCCTGCCACCTAgcgatg TAGTGGGCATCAGAAACAACCAGACAGGAACTTCCTCTGAACACAGCAGGACTTCCGCTGGACGCTGTCAACCTCCCAA GTGTGACACTCCACAATCACCAGTCTCACAAGCAGGCAACGCCACTCATCACACCACAG CTGACACCAGCAAACACTTGGCAGTCATTTTGTGTCCTATGGTGGTCATTGGAATCCTAGCCGTTATCATTCTGTTATGTATCCGTCACCCAGGAGATGAAGCCTGTTTCAAACAAG CTCTCAAGTTCTGTAACAAG GGAGTAAGAGAAGCGTCGCCTAACAAGACCAAAGAGACACAGCCCAGTATTAAGCACCAGACAGTGGATCCACCACCTATTACAGCAGCAAATATGG gcCCAGTCCATGTCCACAATGCTGGAACAGTCATCTTCAGTTTACTCAACCAGTTCACTGGTATGGGTGGAGGTAcggaagagagagggcagaaagagagggatgaggaaggaGAAGGACGTCCGGCCCACCCCACACCCTCCCCTAACATCCATCTATCCCAGGAggaaagggatggagagatggactgTGTATTCTTCCCTTCACAGGAACAAGGGAAGGACAGTCACGTTTCCAAAGAGGAGGTGCAATGA
- the LOC129857210 gene encoding tumor necrosis factor receptor superfamily member 5-like isoform X2, with translation MVMEQFFVAVLMMSAHRAVSYPLTTESYYMDGGRQCRLCPPGHYQKSCSECSPCRDGSYTTRLNAESSCHSCFKDCKRDLHLVEDEPCTNVSNARCRCEAGFTCTDKDDQTGNCRDCEKIPQLPTPPLPPSDVVGIRNNQTGTSSEHSRTSAGRCQPPKCDTPQSPVSQAGNATHHTTADTSKHLAVILCPMVVIGILAVIILLCIRHPGDEACFKQALKFCNKGVREASPNKTKETQPSIKHQTVDPPPITAANMDARQSFNLEFCIDDALKSMGD, from the exons ATGGTGATGGAACAGTTCTTTGTGGCTGTGCTAATGATGTCTGCACACCGAGCAGTCTCATATCCTCTG ACTACAGAGAGCTATTacatggatggagggagacaatGCAGACTGTGTCCACCAG gtcattATCAGAAGTCCTGTTCAGAGTGCTCTCCCTGTCGAGATGGTTCCTACACAACACGATTGAACGCAGAGTCCAGTTGTCATTCCTGCTTCAAAGACTGCAAACGTG atttgCATCTGGTGGAGGATGAGCCGTGTACTAATGTATCGAACGCTAGATGTCGCTGTGAGGCTGGTTTTACCTGCACCGACAAAGACGACCAGACAGGAAACTGTAGAGACTGTGAGAAGATCCCTCAGCTGCCCACACCTCCCCTGCCACCTAgcgatg TAGTGGGCATCAGAAACAACCAGACAGGAACTTCCTCTGAACACAGCAGGACTTCCGCTGGACGCTGTCAACCTCCCAA GTGTGACACTCCACAATCACCAGTCTCACAAGCAGGCAACGCCACTCATCACACCACAG CTGACACCAGCAAACACTTGGCAGTCATTTTGTGTCCTATGGTGGTCATTGGAATCCTAGCCGTTATCATTCTGTTATGTATCCGTCACCCAGGAGATGAAGCCTGTTTCAAACAAG CTCTCAAGTTCTGTAACAAG GGAGTAAGAGAAGCGTCGCCTAACAAGACCAAAGAGACACAGCCCAGTATTAAGCACCAGACAGTGGATCCACCACCTATTACAGCAGCAAATATGG ATGCACGTCAGTCGTTTAACTTGGAGTTTTGCATAGATGATGCTTTGAAGTCCATGGGGGATTAG
- the LOC129856817 gene encoding tumor necrosis factor receptor superfamily member 6-like, whose protein sequence is MVDFQMHLFWWITHIFLSLPSLLSLVQSLTCDEERQYVWPLPVSKWCCNKCPPGQHMVRRCTGQNSPTQCADCTSGYYSDSYNFDGSCKPCDGCSMSVLQYVSRCSTKQNDVCSCKPGYRCRGSGTCLDCEEIPSPNTPKLIPTPPIMPATVSNHSVPGISNHRPKPVTKPATGPNTKPNQDDSKWLPVCVSAVCVCLLLTCLVAISKLKPVLRWIGSTNSFWSPKKTTPANQSTVEEEVPMPVQEVCGKPELLLDV, encoded by the exons ATGCATCTCTTCTGGTGGATCACCCACATCTTTctatccctcccttctctcctctctcttgtccaATCCCTCACGTGCGACGAGGAGAGACAGTATGTTTGGCCACTGCCTGTAAGCAAATGGTGCTGCAACAAGTGTCCACCAG GTCAGCATATGGTGAGACGCTGCACCGGTCAGAACAGCCCTACCCAGTGTGCTGACTGCACCAGCGGCTACTATTCAGACAGCTACAACTTCGACGGAAGCTGCAAACCCTGCGACGGCTGCAGCAtgagtg TGCTGCAGTATGTATCTCGCTGTTCCACCAAGCAGAATGATGTGTGCAGCTGTAAACCAGGCTACCGCTGCAGAGGCAGTGGCACCTGTCTGGACTGTGAGGAGATCCCCAGCCCGAACACACCCAAACTCATACCGACACCTCCCATCATGCCAGCTACAGTGTCAAACCACTCGGTGCCTGGTATCTCTAATCATAGACCTAAACCTGTCACCAAACCTGCTACTGGGCCCAACACAAAACCAAACCAAG atgaTAGCAAGTGGCTcccggtgtgtgtgtctgcagtgtgtgtgtgtctactgctCACCTGCCTTGTTGCCATCTCAAAGCTCAAACCTGTTCTGCGATGGATTGGTTCAACAAACA GCTTCTGGTCTCCCAAAAAGACAACTCCAGCCAATCAGAGCACAGTGGAGGAGGAAGTGCCCATGCCGGTCCAGGAAGTGTGTGGAAAGCCAGAGCTGCTACTGGACGTATGA